A part of Carassius carassius chromosome 4, fCarCar2.1, whole genome shotgun sequence genomic DNA contains:
- the LOC132130614 gene encoding protein Wnt-11 isoform X2, with amino-acid sequence MTAYGNFLLFFVMSMSVISCTGISWLGLTLNGSSVGWNHTHHCKLLDGLVPDQHHLCKRNLELMHSIVHAAKLTKSACQSSFSDMRWNCSSIESAPHFTPDLAKGTREAAFVFSLAAAVVSHAIARACASGELSSCSCAPVPSEQAAPDFRWGGCGDNVRYGLQMGSAFSDAPMRNRRSGPQAFRLMQLHNNAVGRQALMDALEMKCKCHGVSGSCSVKTCWKGLQDIKSISADLKSKYLSATKVIPRQIGTRRQLVPREMEVRPVGENELVYLVSSPDYCSQNSKQGSFGTTDRQCNKTATGSESCGLMCCGRGYNAYTEVLVERCLCKYHWCCYVSCKTCHRTVKRYVCK; translated from the exons CGGTCTAACGTTAAACGGGAGCTCGGTCGGGTGGAATCATACACATCACTGTAAACTCCTGGACGGACTCGTGCCAGATCAGCATCATCTCTGCAAGCGAAACCTCGAGCTCATGCACAGCATCGTGCACGCGGCCAAACTCACCAAGAGCGCGTGCCAGAGCTCCTTCAGCGACATGCGCTGGAACTGCTCGTCCATCGAGAGCGCCCCTCACTTCACCCCTGATCTAGCCAAAG GGACCCGCGAGGCAGCATTTGTGTTCTCTCTGGCCGCTGCAGTGGTCAGTCATGCCATCGCCCGTGCATGTGCTTCAGGAGAGCTCTCCAGCTGTTCCTGTGCACCAGTGCCCTCAGAGCAGGCTGCCCCAGACTTCCGCTGGGGAGGCTGCGGAGATAATGTTCGCTACGGCCTGCAGATGGGCTCCGCTTTCTCAGATGCACCCATGAGGAACCGCCGGTCAGGACCACAGGCATTTAGACTCATGCAGCTTCACAACAATGCAGTGGGCAGACAG GCACTCATGGATGCTCTAGAGATGAAGTGCAAATGTCACGGTGTTTCTGGCTCCTGCTCTGTGAAGACCTGCTGGAAGGGCCTTCAAGACATCAAGAGCATCTCAGCCGATCTCAAGTCCAAATACCTGTCTGCCACCAAGGTCATTCCGCGCCAGATTGGCACCCGCCGACAGCTAGTCCCTCGTGAGATGGAGGTCAGGCCCGTCGGAGAGAATGAACTGGTTTATCTGGTCAGCTCGCCCGATTACTGCTCACAGAACTCCAAGCAGGGGTCATTCGGCACCACAGACAG GCAGTGTAATAAGACTGCGACCGGCAGTGAGAGCTGTGGACTCATGTGTTGTGGACGAGGGTATAATGCCTATACGGAGGTGCTGGTGGAGCGCTGCCTGTGTAAATATCACTGGTGCTGTTACGTGTCCTGCAAAACCTGCCATCGCACTGTTAAGAGATATGTCTGCAAATGA
- the LOC132130614 gene encoding protein Wnt-11 isoform X1 gives MHSIVHAAKLTKSACQSSFSDMRWNCSSIESAPHFTPDLAKGTREAAFVFSLAAAVVSHAIARACASGELSSCSCAPVPSEQAAPDFRWGGCGDNVRYGLQMGSAFSDAPMRNRRSGPQAFRLMQLHNNAVGRQALMDALEMKCKCHGVSGSCSVKTCWKGLQDIKSISADLKSKYLSATKVIPRQIGTRRQLVPREMEVRPVGENELVYLVSSPDYCSQNSKQGSFGTTDRQCNKTATGSESCGLMCCGRGYNAYTEVLVERCLCKYHWCCYVSCKTCHRTVKRYVCK, from the exons ATGCACAGCATCGTGCACGCGGCCAAACTCACCAAGAGCGCGTGCCAGAGCTCCTTCAGCGACATGCGCTGGAACTGCTCGTCCATCGAGAGCGCCCCTCACTTCACCCCTGATCTAGCCAAAG GGACCCGCGAGGCAGCATTTGTGTTCTCTCTGGCCGCTGCAGTGGTCAGTCATGCCATCGCCCGTGCATGTGCTTCAGGAGAGCTCTCCAGCTGTTCCTGTGCACCAGTGCCCTCAGAGCAGGCTGCCCCAGACTTCCGCTGGGGAGGCTGCGGAGATAATGTTCGCTACGGCCTGCAGATGGGCTCCGCTTTCTCAGATGCACCCATGAGGAACCGCCGGTCAGGACCACAGGCATTTAGACTCATGCAGCTTCACAACAATGCAGTGGGCAGACAG GCACTCATGGATGCTCTAGAGATGAAGTGCAAATGTCACGGTGTTTCTGGCTCCTGCTCTGTGAAGACCTGCTGGAAGGGCCTTCAAGACATCAAGAGCATCTCAGCCGATCTCAAGTCCAAATACCTGTCTGCCACCAAGGTCATTCCGCGCCAGATTGGCACCCGCCGACAGCTAGTCCCTCGTGAGATGGAGGTCAGGCCCGTCGGAGAGAATGAACTGGTTTATCTGGTCAGCTCGCCCGATTACTGCTCACAGAACTCCAAGCAGGGGTCATTCGGCACCACAGACAG GCAGTGTAATAAGACTGCGACCGGCAGTGAGAGCTGTGGACTCATGTGTTGTGGACGAGGGTATAATGCCTATACGGAGGTGCTGGTGGAGCGCTGCCTGTGTAAATATCACTGGTGCTGTTACGTGTCCTGCAAAACCTGCCATCGCACTGTTAAGAGATATGTCTGCAAATGA